One genomic window of Cricetulus griseus strain 17A/GY chromosome 3, alternate assembly CriGri-PICRH-1.0, whole genome shotgun sequence includes the following:
- the LOC100764594 gene encoding liver carboxylesterase-like isoform X1 → MPLNSFPGWLYAVSCGLLLLLLHVHGQDSASPIRNTHTGQVRGSLVHVKDRDVGVHTFLGIPFAKPPVGSLRFAPPEPPEPWSGVRDGTSYPAMCLQSDIMTIGGAKEMNLLMHPVSMSEDCLYLNIYTPAHAHEGSNLPVMVWIHGGGLVIGMASMTDGSILAATEDIVMVAIQYRLGILGFFSTGDEHARGNWGYLDQVAALHWVQQNIASFGGNPGQVTIFGASAGGTSVSSLVVSPMSKGLFHRAIMQSGVALLPDLISEKSEVVYTTVANLSGCKAEDTEALVHCLRDKSKAEILAINQVFTMTPGVVDGMFLPRHPRELLASVDFHPVPSIVGIDSDEFGWGVPMFMGLDHVIKNITRETLPDVLKSTAAHMMLPPECSDLLMEEYMGDIEDPQTLQAQFRNMMGDFMFVIPALQVAHFHRSHAPVYFYEFQHQPSYVKHVRPSHVRADHGDHAAFVFGSNLWGMKLDFTEEEKLLSRRMMKYWANFARHGNPNSEGLPYWPELIHDDQYLKLDIQPAVGRALKATKLQFWTKTLPQKIHELMGAKDKHAEL, encoded by the exons ATGCCACTCAATAGTTTTCCTGGCTGGCTGTATGCTGTGTCCTGTGggctcctgcttctcctcctccacgTGCATG GACAGGACTCAGCAAGTCccatcaggaacacacacacagggcaggtgAGAGGAAGCCTTGTCCATGTGAAAGACAGAGATGTTGGTGTCCACACCTTCCTGGGAATTCCCTTTGCCAAGCCACCTGTAGGATCACTGCGCTTTGCTCCACCTGAGCCCCCTGAGCCGTGGAGTGGTGTGAGAGATGGGACCTCCTATCCAGCCAT GTGTCTGCAGTCTGATATAATGACTATAGGGGGAGCAAAGGAAATGAATCTGTTAATGCATCCGGTGTCTATGTCTGAAGACTGCCTGTATCTCAACATCTACACACCAGCTCATGCCCATGAAGGTTCTAACTTACCA GTGATGGTATGGATCCACGGTGGTGGACTGGTTATAGGAATGGCTTCTATGACTGATGGATCCATACTGGCAGCTACTGAGGATATAGTAATGGTTGCTATCCAGTATCGTTTGGGCATCCTTGGCTTCTTCAG CACTGGAGACGAGCACGCCAGAGGCAACTGGGGCTACCTGGACCAAGTGGCTGCCTTACACTGGGTCCAACAGAATATTGCTTCCTTTGGAGGCAACCCTGGCCAAGTAACTATTTTTGGTGCCTCTGCAGGAGGCACAAGTGTATCTTCACTTGTTGTGTCACCCATGTCCAAAGGACTCTTCCACAGAGCCATTATGCAGAGTGGAGTGGCCCTGCTGCCTGACCTTATCTCTGAGAAGTCCGAggtggtctacaca ACGGTGGCCAACCTATCAGGATGTAAGGCTGAGGACACAGAGGCCCTGGTACACTGCTTACGAGACAAGAGTAAAGCAGAGATTCTGGCTATCAACCAG GTCTTCACTATGACCCCTGGTGTGGTGGATGGGATGTTCCTACCTAGGCACCCTCGGGAGCTGTTGGCCTCTGTGGATTTTCACCCTGTCCCCAGCATCGTTGGTATTGACAGTGATGAGTTTGGCTGGGGAGTCCCAATG TTCATGGGCCTTGATCATGTCATAAAGAATATAACCAGAGAGACCCTGCCAGATGTTCTGAAGAGCACAGCAGCACACATG ATGCTGCCTCCTGAATGTAGTGACCTGCTAATGGAAGAGTACATGGGGGACATTGAGGACCCCCAGACCCTCCAAGCACAGTTCAGAAACATGATGGGGGACTTCATGTTTGTGATCCCTGCACTCCAAGTTGCACATTTTCATC GTTCCCATGCTCCTGTCTACTTCTATGAGTTCCAGCACCAGCCAAGCTACGTCAAGCATGTCAGACCATCCCATGTGAGGGCTGACCATGGTGATCATGCTGCCTTTGTCTTTGGCTCCAACCTCTGGGGCATGAAAC TTGACTTCACTGAGGAGGAGAAACTGCTAAGCAGGAGGATGATGAAGTACTGGGCCAACTTTGCAAGACATGG GAATCCCAACAGTGAGGGTCTACCCTACTGGCCTGAGTTGATTCATGATGACCAGTATCTAAAGTTGGACATTCAGCCTGCTGTGGGCCGAGCACTGAAGGCCACCAAGCTGCAGTTCTGGACAAAGACTCTTCCCCAGAAGATCCACGAGCTAATGGGGGCTAAGGACAAGCACGCAGAGCTTTAG
- the LOC100764594 gene encoding liver carboxylesterase-like isoform X3, whose product MPLNSFPGWLYAVSCGLLLLLLHVHGQDSASPIRNTHTGQVRGSLVHVKDRDVGVHTFLGIPFAKPPVGSLRFAPPEPPEPWSGVRDGTSYPAMCLQSDIMTIGGAKEMNLLMHPVSMSEDCLYLNIYTPAHAHEGSNLPVMVWIHGGGLVIGMASMTDGSILAATEDIVMVAIQYRLGILGFFSTGDEHARGNWGYLDQVAALHWVQQNIASFGGNPGQVTIFGASAGGTSVSSLVVSPMSKGLFHRAIMQSGVALLPDLISEKSEVVYTVFTMTPGVVDGMFLPRHPRELLASVDFHPVPSIVGIDSDEFGWGVPMFMGLDHVIKNITRETLPDVLKSTAAHMMLPPECSDLLMEEYMGDIEDPQTLQAQFRNMMGDFMFVIPALQVAHFHRSHAPVYFYEFQHQPSYVKHVRPSHVRADHGDHAAFVFGSNLWGMKLDFTEEEKLLSRRMMKYWANFARHGNPNSEGLPYWPELIHDDQYLKLDIQPAVGRALKATKLQFWTKTLPQKIHELMGAKDKHAEL is encoded by the exons ATGCCACTCAATAGTTTTCCTGGCTGGCTGTATGCTGTGTCCTGTGggctcctgcttctcctcctccacgTGCATG GACAGGACTCAGCAAGTCccatcaggaacacacacacagggcaggtgAGAGGAAGCCTTGTCCATGTGAAAGACAGAGATGTTGGTGTCCACACCTTCCTGGGAATTCCCTTTGCCAAGCCACCTGTAGGATCACTGCGCTTTGCTCCACCTGAGCCCCCTGAGCCGTGGAGTGGTGTGAGAGATGGGACCTCCTATCCAGCCAT GTGTCTGCAGTCTGATATAATGACTATAGGGGGAGCAAAGGAAATGAATCTGTTAATGCATCCGGTGTCTATGTCTGAAGACTGCCTGTATCTCAACATCTACACACCAGCTCATGCCCATGAAGGTTCTAACTTACCA GTGATGGTATGGATCCACGGTGGTGGACTGGTTATAGGAATGGCTTCTATGACTGATGGATCCATACTGGCAGCTACTGAGGATATAGTAATGGTTGCTATCCAGTATCGTTTGGGCATCCTTGGCTTCTTCAG CACTGGAGACGAGCACGCCAGAGGCAACTGGGGCTACCTGGACCAAGTGGCTGCCTTACACTGGGTCCAACAGAATATTGCTTCCTTTGGAGGCAACCCTGGCCAAGTAACTATTTTTGGTGCCTCTGCAGGAGGCACAAGTGTATCTTCACTTGTTGTGTCACCCATGTCCAAAGGACTCTTCCACAGAGCCATTATGCAGAGTGGAGTGGCCCTGCTGCCTGACCTTATCTCTGAGAAGTCCGAggtggtctacaca GTCTTCACTATGACCCCTGGTGTGGTGGATGGGATGTTCCTACCTAGGCACCCTCGGGAGCTGTTGGCCTCTGTGGATTTTCACCCTGTCCCCAGCATCGTTGGTATTGACAGTGATGAGTTTGGCTGGGGAGTCCCAATG TTCATGGGCCTTGATCATGTCATAAAGAATATAACCAGAGAGACCCTGCCAGATGTTCTGAAGAGCACAGCAGCACACATG ATGCTGCCTCCTGAATGTAGTGACCTGCTAATGGAAGAGTACATGGGGGACATTGAGGACCCCCAGACCCTCCAAGCACAGTTCAGAAACATGATGGGGGACTTCATGTTTGTGATCCCTGCACTCCAAGTTGCACATTTTCATC GTTCCCATGCTCCTGTCTACTTCTATGAGTTCCAGCACCAGCCAAGCTACGTCAAGCATGTCAGACCATCCCATGTGAGGGCTGACCATGGTGATCATGCTGCCTTTGTCTTTGGCTCCAACCTCTGGGGCATGAAAC TTGACTTCACTGAGGAGGAGAAACTGCTAAGCAGGAGGATGATGAAGTACTGGGCCAACTTTGCAAGACATGG GAATCCCAACAGTGAGGGTCTACCCTACTGGCCTGAGTTGATTCATGATGACCAGTATCTAAAGTTGGACATTCAGCCTGCTGTGGGCCGAGCACTGAAGGCCACCAAGCTGCAGTTCTGGACAAAGACTCTTCCCCAGAAGATCCACGAGCTAATGGGGGCTAAGGACAAGCACGCAGAGCTTTAG
- the LOC100764594 gene encoding liver carboxylesterase-like isoform X2 encodes MPLNSFPGWLYAVSCGLLLLLLHVHGQDSASPIRNTHTGQVRGSLVHVKDRDVGVHTFLGIPFAKPPVGSLRFAPPEPPEPWSGVRDGTSYPAMCLQSDIMTIGGAKEMNLLMHPVSMSEDCLYLNIYTPAHAHEGSNLPVMVWIHGGGLVIGMASMTDGSILAATEDIVMVAIQYRLGILGFFSTGDEHARGNWGYLDQVAALHWVQQNIASFGGNPGQVTIFGASAGGTSVSSLVVSPMSKGLFHRAIMQSGVALLPDLISEKSEVVYTTVANLSGCKAEDTEALVHCLRDKSKAEILAINQVFTMTPGVVDGMFLPRHPRELLASVDFHPVPSIVGIDSDEFGWGVPMVRPDHVIKNITRETLPDVLKSTAAHMMLPPECSDLLMEEYMGDIEDPQTLQAQFRNMMGDFMFVIPALQVAHFHRSHAPVYFYEFQHQPSYVKHVRPSHVRADHGDHAAFVFGSNLWGMKLDFTEEEKLLSRRMMKYWANFARHGNPNSEGLPYWPELIHDDQYLKLDIQPAVGRALKATKLQFWTKTLPQKIHELMGAKDKHAEL; translated from the exons ATGCCACTCAATAGTTTTCCTGGCTGGCTGTATGCTGTGTCCTGTGggctcctgcttctcctcctccacgTGCATG GACAGGACTCAGCAAGTCccatcaggaacacacacacagggcaggtgAGAGGAAGCCTTGTCCATGTGAAAGACAGAGATGTTGGTGTCCACACCTTCCTGGGAATTCCCTTTGCCAAGCCACCTGTAGGATCACTGCGCTTTGCTCCACCTGAGCCCCCTGAGCCGTGGAGTGGTGTGAGAGATGGGACCTCCTATCCAGCCAT GTGTCTGCAGTCTGATATAATGACTATAGGGGGAGCAAAGGAAATGAATCTGTTAATGCATCCGGTGTCTATGTCTGAAGACTGCCTGTATCTCAACATCTACACACCAGCTCATGCCCATGAAGGTTCTAACTTACCA GTGATGGTATGGATCCACGGTGGTGGACTGGTTATAGGAATGGCTTCTATGACTGATGGATCCATACTGGCAGCTACTGAGGATATAGTAATGGTTGCTATCCAGTATCGTTTGGGCATCCTTGGCTTCTTCAG CACTGGAGACGAGCACGCCAGAGGCAACTGGGGCTACCTGGACCAAGTGGCTGCCTTACACTGGGTCCAACAGAATATTGCTTCCTTTGGAGGCAACCCTGGCCAAGTAACTATTTTTGGTGCCTCTGCAGGAGGCACAAGTGTATCTTCACTTGTTGTGTCACCCATGTCCAAAGGACTCTTCCACAGAGCCATTATGCAGAGTGGAGTGGCCCTGCTGCCTGACCTTATCTCTGAGAAGTCCGAggtggtctacaca ACGGTGGCCAACCTATCAGGATGTAAGGCTGAGGACACAGAGGCCCTGGTACACTGCTTACGAGACAAGAGTAAAGCAGAGATTCTGGCTATCAACCAG GTCTTCACTATGACCCCTGGTGTGGTGGATGGGATGTTCCTACCTAGGCACCCTCGGGAGCTGTTGGCCTCTGTGGATTTTCACCCTGTCCCCAGCATCGTTGGTATTGACAGTGATGAGTTTGGCTGGGGAGTCCCAATGGTGAGACC TGATCATGTCATAAAGAATATAACCAGAGAGACCCTGCCAGATGTTCTGAAGAGCACAGCAGCACACATG ATGCTGCCTCCTGAATGTAGTGACCTGCTAATGGAAGAGTACATGGGGGACATTGAGGACCCCCAGACCCTCCAAGCACAGTTCAGAAACATGATGGGGGACTTCATGTTTGTGATCCCTGCACTCCAAGTTGCACATTTTCATC GTTCCCATGCTCCTGTCTACTTCTATGAGTTCCAGCACCAGCCAAGCTACGTCAAGCATGTCAGACCATCCCATGTGAGGGCTGACCATGGTGATCATGCTGCCTTTGTCTTTGGCTCCAACCTCTGGGGCATGAAAC TTGACTTCACTGAGGAGGAGAAACTGCTAAGCAGGAGGATGATGAAGTACTGGGCCAACTTTGCAAGACATGG GAATCCCAACAGTGAGGGTCTACCCTACTGGCCTGAGTTGATTCATGATGACCAGTATCTAAAGTTGGACATTCAGCCTGCTGTGGGCCGAGCACTGAAGGCCACCAAGCTGCAGTTCTGGACAAAGACTCTTCCCCAGAAGATCCACGAGCTAATGGGGGCTAAGGACAAGCACGCAGAGCTTTAG